From a single Streptomyces sp. NBC_01264 genomic region:
- a CDS encoding SDR family NAD(P)-dependent oxidoreductase — MTDTQIHATTAIVTGSSSGMGLDIARAFLAAGANVVLNGRDADRLAKAAAGLGHPGRTACVAGTTADRETGEALVRAALDRFGRIDVLVNNAGTFEPKPFTEVTEDELDGYLTGNLKGTYLTTQAVVRALRAQGRGGSIVNIGTVLVDHALAGFPATAPVVSKAGVHALTTSLAAELAADGISVNLVAPGIIRTPLHGASDVDAFGGLALQDRVGEVAEISDAVLYLAGAGFVTGHALRVDGGHVTGRRI; from the coding sequence ATGACGGACACCCAGATCCACGCGACCACGGCCATCGTCACCGGATCCTCCAGCGGCATGGGCCTCGACATCGCCCGCGCCTTCCTGGCGGCCGGCGCGAACGTCGTACTCAACGGCAGGGACGCCGACCGCCTCGCCAAGGCCGCCGCCGGCCTCGGTCACCCCGGGCGCACCGCGTGCGTCGCGGGCACCACCGCCGACCGGGAGACCGGTGAAGCGCTCGTCCGCGCGGCACTCGATCGGTTCGGGCGGATCGACGTCCTCGTCAACAACGCCGGCACCTTCGAGCCGAAGCCGTTCACCGAGGTGACGGAGGACGAGCTCGACGGCTATCTGACGGGGAACCTCAAGGGCACCTACCTCACCACGCAGGCGGTCGTACGGGCCCTGCGCGCCCAGGGGCGGGGCGGCAGCATCGTCAACATCGGCACCGTGCTCGTGGACCACGCGCTGGCCGGCTTCCCGGCCACCGCGCCCGTGGTCAGCAAGGCCGGTGTGCACGCGTTGACGACGAGCCTCGCGGCCGAGCTCGCCGCCGACGGGATCAGCGTCAACCTGGTCGCGCCGGGCATCATCCGCACTCCTCTGCACGGGGCTTCCGACGTGGACGCCTTCGGCGGTCTCGCCCTCCAGGACCGGGTCGGCGAGGTCGCCGAGATCTCCGACGCCGTGCTCTACCTCGCGGGCGCCGGGTTCGTGACCGGCCACGCCCTGCGGGTGGACGGCGGCCACGTCACCGGCCGCCGCATCTGA
- a CDS encoding glycoside hydrolase family 6 protein, whose protein sequence is MSRTPALATTPRTTSRTTRRTALLAAIGLVTAAGATATVFGTSAGAATAGCKVEYQITNQWNTGFGAHVILTNTGDPVTSWTLEWSYANDQQVTQGWNATITQSGAAVTAKSLSYNGSLATDGSTSFGFNGAHGGTNSVPATFKLNGVTCNGATDPTQPPTTPPTTPPTTPPPSGGKADNPYAGAKVYVNPEWSAKAAAEPGGTKVSNQPTGVWLDRTAAIAGTSGSMGLRAHLDAALAQKGGGELVVQLVIYNLPGRDCAALASNGELGPTEIDKYKTQYIDPIAAILADSKYAGLRIVTTVEIDSLPNLVTNVTGRPTATANCDVMKANGNYVKGVGYALNKLGSIANVYNYVDAGHHGWLGWDDNFGASADMFKQAATAEGSTLAKVHGFIVNTANYSALKEDHFKIEDSVNGTSVRQSKWVDWNRYTDELSYAQAMRTKLVSLGFDANLGMLIDTSRNGWGGTARPTGPGAPTSVDTYVNGGRYDRRVHLGNWCNQSGAGLGERPQAAPAAGIDAYVWIKPPGESDGASKEIPNDEGKGFDRMCDPTYTGNARNGNSMSGSLPNAPLSGQWFSAQFQELMKNAHPAL, encoded by the coding sequence ATGAGCCGCACACCAGCACTCGCCACGACTCCCCGCACCACCTCCCGTACCACCAGGCGCACCGCCCTGTTGGCGGCCATCGGCCTCGTCACCGCCGCCGGCGCGACGGCCACCGTGTTCGGCACCTCCGCAGGCGCGGCCACCGCGGGCTGCAAGGTCGAGTACCAGATCACCAACCAGTGGAACACCGGGTTCGGCGCCCACGTGATCCTCACCAACACCGGTGACCCGGTGACCTCCTGGACCCTGGAGTGGTCCTACGCGAACGATCAGCAGGTCACCCAGGGCTGGAACGCCACGATCACCCAGTCCGGGGCGGCCGTGACCGCCAAGAGTCTCTCCTACAACGGGAGCCTGGCCACGGACGGTTCGACCTCCTTCGGCTTCAACGGCGCGCACGGCGGGACGAACTCCGTGCCCGCGACCTTCAAGCTCAACGGCGTCACCTGCAACGGCGCGACCGACCCGACCCAGCCCCCGACCACTCCCCCGACGACACCGCCCACCACCCCGCCACCGTCGGGCGGCAAGGCCGACAACCCGTACGCCGGCGCCAAGGTGTACGTGAACCCCGAGTGGTCCGCCAAGGCCGCCGCCGAGCCGGGCGGCACCAAGGTGTCGAACCAGCCCACCGGTGTCTGGCTGGACCGCACCGCCGCCATCGCGGGTACGAGCGGCTCGATGGGTCTGCGCGCCCACCTGGACGCGGCGCTGGCCCAGAAGGGCGGCGGCGAGCTCGTCGTCCAGCTGGTGATCTACAACCTGCCCGGCCGGGACTGCGCCGCGCTCGCCTCCAACGGCGAGCTGGGCCCGACGGAGATCGACAAGTACAAGACGCAGTACATCGACCCGATCGCCGCCATCCTCGCCGACAGCAAGTACGCGGGGCTGCGGATCGTCACCACCGTCGAGATCGACTCGCTGCCGAACCTGGTCACCAACGTCACCGGGCGCCCGACGGCCACGGCCAACTGCGACGTGATGAAGGCCAACGGCAACTACGTCAAGGGGGTCGGTTACGCGCTGAACAAGCTGGGTTCGATCGCCAACGTCTACAACTACGTGGACGCGGGCCACCACGGCTGGCTCGGCTGGGACGACAACTTCGGCGCCTCCGCGGACATGTTCAAGCAGGCGGCGACCGCCGAGGGCTCCACGCTCGCCAAGGTCCACGGCTTCATCGTGAACACGGCCAACTACAGCGCACTGAAGGAGGATCACTTCAAGATCGAGGACTCCGTCAACGGCACCTCCGTACGCCAGTCGAAGTGGGTCGACTGGAACCGGTACACGGACGAGCTCTCGTACGCCCAGGCCATGCGGACCAAGCTGGTGTCCCTGGGCTTCGACGCGAACCTCGGCATGCTGATCGACACCTCCCGCAACGGCTGGGGCGGCACGGCGCGACCGACCGGACCCGGTGCGCCGACCAGCGTGGACACCTACGTCAACGGCGGCCGCTACGACCGGCGCGTCCACCTCGGCAACTGGTGCAACCAGTCGGGCGCCGGCCTCGGCGAGCGGCCGCAGGCCGCCCCGGCGGCGGGCATCGACGCCTATGTGTGGATCAAGCCGCCAGGCGAGTCGGACGGGGCGAGCAAGGAGATCCCGAACGACGAGGGCAAGGGCTTCGACCGCATGTGCGACCCGACGTACACGGGCAACGCGCGCAACGGCAACAGCATGTCGGGGTCCCTCCCGAACGCGCCGCTGTCGGGCCAGTGGTTCTCGGCGCAGTTCCAGGAGCTCATGAAGAACGCCCACCCGGCACTGTGA
- a CDS encoding LysR family transcriptional regulator, giving the protein MDVDLRDLELLDATAEAGSLTAAAERLYVSQPALSQRLTRLEARLGMQLFERKGRRLIPNAAGRRLLVAARHVLGELASASRDLRELRDGRDRRVRFTAQCSTTFPWLPPVLRAFRVREPDTEVRIETVADDAPIPALLADLVDVALVTKPDLQMDRVSLTRLFDDEMMAVVPAGHRWASRAHLTARDFDGADLVLYDFYDQKRIPSMPLPIPTGARPARITTMPVVTDLVVEMVAGGQGVTVLPNWVAAPYVASHGLALVRIGATPLTRTWFCATRTGPRPPHVEAFVEELIAHLGTPRVD; this is encoded by the coding sequence ATGGATGTGGACCTGCGTGACCTGGAACTCCTGGACGCCACCGCGGAAGCGGGCTCCCTGACCGCCGCCGCCGAGCGGCTCTACGTCAGCCAGCCGGCACTGAGCCAGCGGCTCACCCGGCTGGAGGCCCGTCTGGGCATGCAGCTCTTCGAGCGCAAGGGCCGACGCCTGATCCCCAACGCCGCCGGCCGCCGGCTCCTGGTGGCCGCCCGCCACGTCCTCGGCGAACTCGCTTCGGCCTCACGGGACCTGCGGGAACTCCGCGACGGGCGGGACCGGCGCGTGCGGTTCACCGCACAGTGCAGCACCACCTTCCCGTGGCTGCCGCCGGTCCTGCGCGCCTTCCGCGTGCGCGAGCCGGACACCGAGGTCCGGATCGAGACCGTCGCCGACGATGCGCCGATCCCGGCGCTGCTCGCCGATCTGGTCGACGTGGCGCTGGTCACGAAGCCGGACCTGCAGATGGACCGGGTCTCCCTGACCAGGCTGTTCGACGACGAGATGATGGCGGTGGTGCCCGCCGGGCACCGGTGGGCGTCCCGCGCACACCTGACCGCACGCGACTTCGACGGCGCGGACCTGGTCCTCTACGACTTCTACGATCAGAAGCGCATCCCGTCGATGCCCCTGCCGATCCCCACCGGCGCCCGTCCCGCCCGCATCACCACCATGCCGGTGGTGACCGATCTGGTGGTCGAGATGGTGGCGGGCGGCCAGGGTGTGACGGTGCTGCCGAACTGGGTCGCCGCCCCGTACGTCGCTTCGCACGGTCTCGCCCTGGTCCGCATCGGCGCGACGCCGCTGACCCGGACCTGGTTCTGTGCGACACGGACCGGCCCGCGTCCGCCTCACGTGGAGGCGTTCGTCGAGGAACTCATCGCCCACCTCGGAACTCCCCGCGTGGACTGA